A portion of the Cryptomeria japonica chromosome 5, Sugi_1.0, whole genome shotgun sequence genome contains these proteins:
- the LOC131052944 gene encoding putative leucine-rich repeat receptor-like serine/threonine-protein kinase At2g24130 yields the protein MATLLLLLILSIFLISALPHSLNNLSHHHQQEELLLQFKAAVSINGTSLPDWTLLNPFCNWTGIICHASSQSVRTINLTVMSLDGTISPVLGNLSSLRSLDLSGNSLTGTIPPQLGQLLNLWILRLSHNQLQGTIPPVLSACRSLYYLALSYNQLNGSIPPDLSLLRSLKYLYLGENSLTGTIPPSFKNMSALVQLGMGRNELYGPIPPELGMVIYLEQLSLLGNQLSGNIPNSLGNCSRLQILNLDTNQLGGTVPMELGRLNLLIRLSLHSNQLVTDNSNTLAFLTALTNSSNLQEIEIALNHFTGILPPSVGQLSSNLNLLSLQGNMIRGSIPHEIVNLTNLTQLDLSNNLFSGNIPSGIKRFREMEILQLSRNKLEGSIPSEIGQMQRLGLLDLSDNNLSGNIPDSLCSSQQLRRLFLSHNNLSGNIPVSMEGCQKLELLDLSYNKLGGRVPREVIASLKNLAFYLNLSWNSLQGSLPQEMSKIVMAQAIDVSGNQLTGAIPNSLGDCTELEYLNLSHNVFGGPIPESLSKLKNLHEIDLSFNNLSGQIPEVGLFPNRTVVAFFMGNHGLCGPKNYSLPPCPNQTRKKHSLLKIIVFSVVGTIAFVLCCFIIGILWRHKRSRQLIRPSSFIFRRLGYQKFSYEDLVIATAGFDESNLLGVGNFGSVYKGILRDGQVIAIKTLNLQNEEALKSFKRECKLLGRIRHRNLIRIMSAFFYPDSKGLVLEFASNGSLEKHLHPDRDGQGFCKLVFSECLSIAVDVAHGMEYLHHDCPLQIVHCDLKPSNVLLDADMTALVTDFGISRLTSTNSIDSLSTTTFALKGSIGYIAPEYGLGGNVSTEGDVYSYGILILEMVTRKRPSDDMFVGDLSLHKWVRSAFPNRLAEIVDGELLRDVNENMEDKKCLISFIQVGLLCSSESPSERLSMRDVANALESLKTSLMGGAAASNLTATISELLDNTNPTGTLASDSESSTF from the exons ATGGCTACTCTTTTGTTACTTTTAATACTTTCCATATTTTTAATCTCCGCTTTACCTCATTCTCTCAATAATCTCTCTCATCATCATCAACAGGAAGAATTGCTCTTGCAATTCAAAGCTGCCGTCTCCATCAACGGCACTTCTCTGCCCGACTGGACTCTCCTTAACCCTTTCTGCAACTGGACTGGAATTATTTGTCATGCCTCTTCTCAATCTGTCCGTACCATCAATTTAACTGTAATGAGTTTAGACGGCACCATCTCTCCTGTGCTGGGGAATCTCTCCTCTCTTCGATCCCTTGATCTCTCCGGCAATAGCCTCACTGGTACCATTCCACCTCAACTCGGCCAACTcctaaatctatggatacttcggCTGAGCCACAATCAACTACAAGGAACCATCCCGCCTGTTCTCTCTGCTTGTCGCAGTTTGTATTATCTGGCACTCTCCTATAACCAATTGAACGGCAGCATTCCGCCTGATCTGAGCCTTCTCAGAAGTTTGAAGTACCTCTACTTGGGCGAAAACAGTCTCACGGGCACCATTCCGCCATCTTTCAAAAATATGTCCGCCTTAGTTCAGTTGGGGATGGGCCGAAATGAGCTCTACGGCCCCATTCCTCCTGAATTGGGAATGGTTATTTACTTAGAGCAGCTTAGTTTATTGGGAAATCAGCTTAGTGGAAACATACCAAACTCCTTGGGAAATTGTTCCCGTCTCCAAATACTTAATTTAGATACAAATCAACTCGGGGGAACGGTTCCAATGGAGCTGGGTAGGTTGAACCTACTTATCCGGCTTTCGCTACACTCCAATCAACTTGTTACTGACAACAGTAACACGTTGGCCTTTCTCACTGCTCTCACAAATTCCTCCAACTTGCAAGAAATAGAAATTGCACTCAATCATTTCACTGGTATATTGCCCCCATCAGTAGGCCAACTGTCGTCCAATCTTAATCTCTTGAGTTTACAAGGCAACATGATAAGGGGAAGCATACCACATGAGATTGTCAATCTGACAAACTTAACTCAGTTAGATTTAAGCAATAATCTTTTCAGTGGCAATATTCCATCTGGAATCAAACGATTCCGGGAGATGGAAATATTGCAATTGAGTAGAAACAAATTAGAAGGAAGCATTCCAAGTGAGATAGGCCAAATGCAACGTCTGGGACTCTTAGATCTTAGTGACAACAACTTATCTGGAAATATACCAGATTCCCTTTGTAGCTCCCAGCAGTTAAGACGTCTTTTTCTTAGTCACAACAATTTATCAGGGAATATCCCTGTTAGTATGGAGGGATGTCAGAAGTTGGAGCTCCTTGACTTGTCTTACAATAAACTAGGGGGAAGGGTACCTCGTGAAGTCATTGCCAGCCTTAAAAACCTGGCATTCTACCTCAATCTTTCATGGAATTCTCTTCAAGGGTCGCTGCCACAGGAGATGAGTAAAATTGTAATGGCTCAAGCCATTGATGTATCTGGAAATCAACTTACTGGGGCTATTCCGAATTCTCTGGGAGACTGCACGGAATTAGAGTACTTAAATCTGTCCCACAACGTCTTTGGAGGACCGATACCAGAATCACTCTCCAAATTAAAAAATCTTCACGAAATAGATCTTTCTTTCAATAATTTGTCAGGGCAGATTCCAGAAGTAGGGTTATTTCCAAATAGAACTGTTGTAGCATTCTTTATGGGAAACCATGGCCTATGCGGCCCAAAAAATTATTCATTGCCTCCATGCCCAAATCAGACCCGTAAAAAACATTCTCTGCTTAAAATAATAGTCTTCTCTGTTGTTGGAACCATTGCATTTGTATTATGCTGCTTCATTATAGGAATTCTATGGAGGCATAAGCGTTCAAGGCAACTTATCCGTCCCTCCAGCTTTATTTTTCGAAGGCTCGGCTATCAAAAGTTTTCTTATGAAGATCTTGTCATTGCAACAGCTGGATTTGATGAGTCAAACTTGCTTGGAGTGGGTAACTTTGGATCTGTCTACAAAGGCATCTTGAGGGATGGTCAGGTAATTGCCATCAAGACTCTTAATTTGCAAAATGAAGAAGCTCTTAAGAGTTTTAAGAGAGAGTGCAAATTATTAGGGAGGATTCGGCACCGCAACCTCATCAGAATCATGAGTGCATTTTTCTACCCCGACTCCAAAGGTTTGGTTCTTGAATTTGCATCTAATGGGAGCTTGGAAAAACATTTGCATCCTGACAGGGATGGTCAAGGCTTTTGCAAATTGGTGTTTAGTGAGTGTTTGAGCATTGCTGTAGATGTAGCCCACGGCATGGAATATTTGCATCATGATTGTCCTCTACAAATTGTGCACTGTGATTTAAAACCTAGCAATGTGCTCTTGGATGCCGACATGACAGCCCTTGTCACTGATTTTGGTATATCCCGATTAACTAGTACAAATTCCATAGATTCACTCAGTACAACAACATTTGCACTCAAAGGATCTATTGGATATATTGCTCCAG AGTATGGATTGGGTGGAAATGTTTCTACAGAGGGAGATGTTTATAGTTATGGAATTCTGATATTAGAGATGGTTACAAGGAAGAGGCCAAGTGATGACATGTTTGTGGGAGACCTGAGCTTGCACAAGTGGGTGAGATCAGCTTTTCCAAACAGACTGGCAGAAATTGTTGATGGCGAGCTATTGAGAGATGTGAATGAAAACATGGAAGACAAGAAATGTCTTATTTCTTTCATTCAAGTTGGTTTGCTTTGTAGTAGTGAATCGCCAAGTGAACGACTTTCCATGAGAGATGTAGCCAATGCCTTGGAGAGCCTCAAGACATCTTTAATGGGAGGTGCAGCTGCTTCTAATTTAACAGCTACCATATCAGAACTCCTGGACAATACCAATCCCACAGGAACATTGGCATCCGACAGTGAAAGTTCTACATTTTAG